The proteins below are encoded in one region of Macrobrachium rosenbergii isolate ZJJX-2024 chromosome 29, ASM4041242v1, whole genome shotgun sequence:
- the LOC136854485 gene encoding uncharacterized protein, whose amino-acid sequence MPGKPVKNSSSGASGGASRKRQKVLHVTSLKCFICSKIIKIENLSEHLLFGGVHCIKCPAVFENCQDFRVWAVNHKPQKNPCDHVLQYCVDPVESLELHLSKQYLENGTSCRSSVIDKPHHVRAYVSGMESLKDEFPWKEAVLCFKQGGKKPKEKTGVVTKRHIDSNKRSTYNSSDNNHTVSSDMNDLPQDHLHVRDVPVVLDSVNPDDRVHISVNRQDQNIPSLTPTRLLNKGSPNKNSYVHLGLQNRKKKLEVRKRRKSEWKSGIRKRSQSSKNDSNVSYVETPLNGFYYVARHAVTECPNCYAKISPPDFAVNIVTFLMTAVCADCGLTIYIVHDPPDGSSPRVSIVTGEEKRASARKKTTIQRSLKQAAAVES is encoded by the coding sequence ATGCCAGGGAAACCTGTTAAGAATTCATCGTCCGGTGCTTCTGGGGGCGCCTCACGAAAAAGACAGAAGGTGCTGCACGTGACTTCTCTGAAGTGCTTTATTTGTAGTAAAATCatcaaaattgaaaatttatctGAGCATTTGCTGTTTGGAGGGGTACATTGCATTAAATGCCCAGCAGTGTTTGAAAACTGTCAGGATTTTCGGGTATGGGCAGTGAACCATAAACCTCAGAAGAACCCATGTGATCATGTGTTGCAATATTGTGTGGATCCTGTGGAAAGTTTGGAATTGCACCTTTCAAAGCAGTACTTAGAAAATGGTACCTCTTGCAGATCATCGGTGATAGATAAGCCTCATCACGTACGAGCTTATGTCAGTGGGATGGAGTCACTGAAAGATGAATTTCCCTGGAAAGAAGCAGTTTTGTGCTTCAAACAAGGCGGCAAGAAACCCAAGGAAAAAACAGGCGTAGTTACAAAGAGACACATCGACAGCAATAAACGTTCCACGTACAATAGCAGTGACAATAATCATACAGTTAGCTCTGATATGAATGACTTGCCACAAGATCATTTACACGTCAGAGACGTTCCTGTTGTGCTTGACTCGGTGAATCCTGATGACAGAGTACACATTTCTGTAAATCGCCAAGATCAGAACATCCCTTCTTTGACCCCTACCAGATTACTTAATAAAGGTTCACCCAACAAGAATTCGTACGTGCATTTAGGACttcaaaacaggaagaaaaaactgGAAGTCAGGAAGAGGAGAAAGTCAGAATGGAAATCTGGAATTAGAAAGAGAAGCCAGTCCTCCAAGAACGACTCAAATGTTAGCTATGTTGAGACTCCTTTGAATGGCTTCTACTACGTGGCTCGGCATGCTGTCACGGAGTGCCCAAACTGTTATGCCAAGATAAGTCCTCCAGATTTCGCCGTGAATATTGTGACCTTTTTGATGACTGCAGTTTGTGCTGACTGTGGTCTGACAATATACATTGTTCATGATCCTCCTGATGGCTCGTCACCCAGAGTTTCCATTGTGACAGGCGAAGAGAAGCGTGCTAGTGCTCGGAAAAAGACTACCATTCAGAGAAGTCTTAAACAGGCAGCAGCTGTAGAATCGTAA